A stretch of Sphingorhabdus sp. YGSMI21 DNA encodes these proteins:
- the dut gene encoding dUTP diphosphatase encodes MFEPVDIAVKRLDHAGDLPLPSYETSGSAGMDIRAAEDLTIAPAGRGLIGSGFAFAIPHGYEIQVRPRSGLALKKGVSIPNTPGTIDSDYRGELKVILINHGEEDFVVQRGDRIAQIVVAPVQRGILKEVDRLDETARGEGGFGSTGV; translated from the coding sequence ATGTTCGAACCCGTCGATATTGCCGTCAAGCGTCTGGACCACGCTGGCGACCTTCCCTTGCCGTCCTATGAAACCAGTGGCTCGGCCGGAATGGATATTAGGGCAGCGGAAGATCTCACGATCGCGCCGGCCGGGCGGGGCCTTATCGGGTCGGGCTTCGCCTTTGCCATTCCTCACGGCTATGAAATCCAGGTCCGGCCCCGTTCCGGACTGGCGCTAAAAAAAGGGGTCAGCATTCCCAACACCCCGGGCACGATCGACAGCGACTATCGCGGCGAGCTGAAAGTGATCCTGATCAACCACGGCGAGGAGGACTTCGTTGTCCAGCGCGGCGACCGGATCGCCCAGATTGTCGTCGCACCTGTCCAGCGCGGCATTCTCAAAGAGGTTGACCGACTCGACGAGACTGCGCGAGGAGAAGGTGGTTTTGGATCAACGGGAGTGTAG